One Dunckerocampus dactyliophorus isolate RoL2022-P2 chromosome 15, RoL_Ddac_1.1, whole genome shotgun sequence genomic window, CGGGAGCGCAGCGCCCCGGTGGACCAGCAGGGGGAGCCTGAGGACTGGAACTACGCTCAGAAGGAGCTGCTGGAGAAACAAGGCATTGACATCAAATTAGAGATGGAGAAGAGGTAGACCTCGGACCTCTGCCTTCTCAGTCCTGGGACTGATTGACTGACAGCTGTCTGCTTGATACTGCAGGCTTCAGGACATGGAGACTCTGTACcgcaaggagaaggaggaggccgACCTGCTGCTTGAGCAGCAACGACTGgtccgtcttcttcttcttcctcaaaaaaatcagacttgACCTCTAACCCcgtcctcgtgtgtgtgtgcgcgtagtATGCAGACAGTGACAGCGGAGATGATTCTGACAAACGTTCCTGTGAGGAAAGCTGGAGACTGATTTCCTCCCTCAGAGAGAAACTACCTGCCAACAAGGTCGACTGACCGTCCATCCATCcgactgtctgtctgtctgtctgtccttCCAACCGACTGTTTGTCTGTGCGCCTCAGGTGCAGTCCATCGTGAAGCGCTGTGGTCTTCCGAGTAGCGGAAAGAGAAGGGAGCCTCAGAGAGTCTATCAGATCCCTCAGAGGAGGCGGATCAGCAAAGACCCAAAACGTGTAACCATGGAGGATCTTCGCTTGCAGGCCGTCAAAGAGATTTGCTACGAGGTAGactgcacacgtgcacacgtgcacacacacaagcagacaTTTGCCACTTCAGTAGCATCACATGTCAGCAAACTAAAAAGTACCCACCCACCTCAGGTGGCACTGGGAGACTTCCGTCATTCCCGCCAGGAGATCGAGGCACTGTCCATTGTCAAGATGAAGGAGCTGTGCCGCATGTATGCCAAGAAGGACGCCAATGAGAAGGACAGCTGGAAAGCGGTGGCCCAGGATGTGTGTGACACCGTGGGCATTGGTGAGGAGAGGAGTCCGCCCCCAGAGGAGGGGGGAGTAGGAGGAGTGGCGGGGGAAGGAGGCGGAGACAAAGGAAAGGTGTACGACCTGAAGGCTCACATCGACAAGCTGACAGACATTTTGGAGGTGAGTGTCCAAGGTCAAGGTAACTGTGCAAACGTGCACAGGTGAGCATGTGTGATGTGCATGTGCACATGGGCCTATAGGAAGTGAAGCTGCAGAACAACATGAAGGATGAGGAGATAAAAGCACTGCGTGACAGAATGATCAAGATGGAGAGCGTCATACCTGTCCAAGTGAGCCACTGACTGCCACCTTGTTATGGTCATGTCCACTAAACTTAAGGCCCAACTTAAGGCCGCCTTCTCTTCTAGGAGGATGAGGTGGACAATGAGGAAGGAGGCGAGGCTCCTCACAGGGACCAGGACGCTGACTTGCCAGAGACCAGAGTGCAACGTCTGATGGACGAAGATCCGGCATTCAGGAGAGGGCGCCTCCGCTGGCTGAAACAAGAACAGCAGAGAATTCTCAACCTGCAGCAGCAGAACATCAGTAAAAAACTGCGAGGTCTCAATCAGAGCCAGAACCAAGGTGAGAACATCTACACTGGCTTTTACCACATGTGCACACTGTCCCACTCACTCATTATGCCCTGTGCAGGTCAATCGCCCCCCACCATGCCCGTGCACCTCCCAGGAACTGGACGCTTCATCCCTCCCCAGGAGTGCAAGCTCAAGTTCCCTTTCAAGAGTAACCCTGCCCACCGGTTGTCTTGGGGACCAGCCAACGCTGCCTTGCAGGCTCTGGGTCTGGTGGAGAGGGGGGGAACAGAGGGAGTAGAGGAAGAGAAGAGCTCTAAGTCTCCGCCTCCTCCGTCTCAATTGACCCTCCCTTTCCAGGTCCCGCCCCCACGCATTCGAACCCCCAGTCCACATCGTGCCTGGCAACAGCGTAACCAAAGCAACCAGGGGGGAGTCCACCAACAGCGGCGCTATCGCCGAAACTCATTTGACAGCTCCACCCCTGGCAACAGTAACTACAGCAATGACCAGCATCACAGGGGCGGGGGTCATCAAGGAAGACCTAGCCAGAGGAGGGGAGTGTCGCCCGGACCGGGGGGAGAGAGGGTAGGGGGAAGGGACAGGGATGCAGGCTTCTATTtcaaccaccaccatcatcatcttcatcatccaTACTACAGCTCCCACAATGCACCATTCCAGCCTGCCCCTTTCCCAAACTACCACAGCCTGCCTCGTGGTGCCGGCCCGCCCCCTCCTGCTGAAATCATCCTGGGCCTGGGTCCGCCTTTGAGTGGGTGGGGCTTCACCGCTCCACCTCCACGCATGAGACGACAGTTCAGCGAGCCTGACCTCAAAAACCAGGAAGCCCCCAATAACCTCTGACCCTGAGCCTCACCACACAGAAGATTCAGTTCTACATGCTgtacaccgtgtgtgtgtgtgtgtgtgtgtgtgtgtgtgtgtgtgtgtgcctgtgagagagagagagcgagagcttCTGCATGTCTTATGTTACCAGGGAAAACGGGAAACATTTTAGCTCCTGAGGCTCACTGCTGTTAGCTTGCTTTGTTTTGGAGCCCAGGAGGCTAACTAGTCTGCTGTGTTAGCACAACCCATCACGCAAACGCCAATTATCTCAGCAGTCAATTGGACATGTCAATGTTGTAACAGTGTGTGAACACACACAGTATTATTATGAATTCAAAGATGGCCTCTTAGCCTTAGCAAGTTAGTTGTCTGCAATGAATGAAAGGGGGaagtaaacaaaagaaaactaTTGTTTGAAGCTCCAAACCAAAGACGTGTGTTTGGATTTCAGCATTGTGGCAAGGAATGATGAATGTCAGAAGGACTGGAATGTCGTCAGGGAAAGTTGACAACTTTCAAAGTTGTCGTGGAAGCTAATGGAATCACGTTTGGGACTTTTGGGAGCTGAAAGTGTTGTTATTGAATGTCAGTCCATCCCGGGACAATCTACTAGCTGCTGGTTCCCACCTCCAAGCACGACGGGAAATTACCATGATGCCTTTAGTGTAACCGACTTACTGATGAAGCATTCTAACCTCATCCTCACTTTGTGTCATTAGTGTGGGGGCTACTTGGggattgtgtttttgtgtctgtgtgcggCTAATTAAGAATCATATGGTGAAGTTTGTTTGACCTCAGAGGTTCATTGTCTCTGACATGTATTTTGAAGTCTTGAACACCCCTCCCAAAAGTCCGGGAAATGGACCCAAATAAACACTACATTTTCTTGGACTCTGACTCAGCTTCAATGTGTCTGTGTCTTGCAGTCGACACTTTTGTAGTTAAAGAGGAGGGACAACAATTTATCAGCTAGCACACTTCCTGTGTGAGCAGCTGTCAAAAAGTGCATACATATGTTGAGTGTCACTTACAGCATGAAGCTCTTCGTCTTCATGGTCCTCTGGTCTGGCATTGCCGTGGTTACTGCCATGGATGGTTGCCAAAGCGACAGGGACAAGGACCACCGACCGCGGCTCAACTGTACGGCGGTTGGCTTAAGTCACGTTCCTGCAGATCTCGATCCCATGACCAAGGTAATATGCTCCACTAAACCACTGCGTATGTAAGGATATGCAATGgctattaggactttatttttgctgttggtttaAAAACAAGTACGAAGAAGTGATGGATTGACAGGCGGGATAGAGCCTGAACATGACGTTCTAGAAAAAGCTgaagatgtttttgttgtttgagtGGCACATCACCAAGCACAtgcttcctgtttcctgctTTTTTTTAGGTTCTCTTGTTTCCAAGGAACTTGATCTCCAGCCTGTCCTGGGAAAACTTCCAGATCTTCAATGAGGTCCATGAGATTGACCTAACATCCAACCAGGTCATTTGGGTTGCCATGACAGGTCAAATGACCCTGCCATGTCCCACTAAAATCCCTTTCATTTCCATTCAGATTCCTCAAGTGACACCGGGCATCAGGCCGCTTCTCCAGCACCTCTCTGTCCTGCGACTGGGACACAACCATCTCACATCTCTGGTGGGCGTGGCCTTCTCCGCCTGCCCCGCCCTGACAGAACTCTTTCTGGACAACAACGGCATACAGTCTCTTAGTGACGATACTTTCATGGGACTTAACAAGCTGAaggttagcactttagcactgAGCTatcgcatgtgtgtgtgcatgtgcataccTGCTCCTATAACGTGTCCTTCCCTACAGATCCTGGACCTATCAGCCAATCATATCAGGGTTCTTCCACCCCTCTTGCTGTACCCCCTTGTTGCCCTAATAACGCTATACCTGGAAAACAACAAGGTGGGAGAAAAGCAACACCATTCCAGAATGTAATCTGTGAGACGTTCACTTGCTGCATTTCCTCTTCAGATCAGCATGCTTCCAGATGATTGGTTCAGCCAGAAGGAGTGGGTGCCCTACCTCTACCTCTCTGCCAATCCGTGGGAATGTTTTTGCACATTAACTTACCTGCACACGTACCTGCAGGACTACAGCACCAACTTCTACGTCCGCAACAGCACACACATTGAGGTCAATGGCAAAAGTTTGGTGAGTCTGCATGTGACCTCTGGTGGCAGGAAGTGGGAACTCACCCATTTTTACCTCTCAGGTGTGCGACTCACCTCAGCAGTTCAAAGGTCAAGCGATCATCCATCTAGAACTGTTCGACTTGTGTTCACCTCTGACCCCATCGCAAAGCACCACCCCCACAACACATATCCACCCCACGGCCACCAAGGGGGGACATGGGGCGAGGGCAGGGGTCAGAGGCGATGGACCCATCTTTTGGCATCCTATGCCGACAACTCAGAGTGCGTCACTTCCTATCCACCATCCCATGACGTCACGAGCGTCCGTGGCCCACACGAGCACTGAGGTCACATGGATCCGGTGGCAGGACCAAGATAGTGGCAGACACATCCGTCACATCACCGCCACCGGTGTGTTTTGCTTGTGGCTATTTGCTGGCAGCGTGATGTTGTGCGCAACGGCGGCTGTGTACACACTCAATACTCTAGCACGACTCATTGTCTGGTACAGAGGGGCATACAAGTCACTGAGAGCCACACTGGCGATGAGAAGAGGGGCCCACCCACTGAGGCAGTACTGCAGCAGGGAAGGACCAGAAAGTTGCACGATGGCGGTTTATCGTTCAGTGCTCTTTGTCTCGCGTGAGAGGGGCGAAGCGCCGCAGGGGCAAGAAGGCAGGTGGGAGGAACAGGGCGCGGCAAGGGCGGTGTATAGGACGACCTTGCACCATGCACCTGGGCGCCACATTGAGGGGGCTGGGTTGAAGGAACGCTTCAGCATGATTCTGCGTCAGGAGCGGGAGGGACCTAGCGGAGGCAGGGAGGAGCTAGATTGGGTGGTGGCGGTCTGGCAAGTGTCACCCGAGGACCCAGCGTGCCTTGGCAAGTAACCACACCCCTTGAATAATGTTGGCGCTCTACTTCCTGCTGTGAGCTAGCTTTTTGGCTTCTGCTAATGCTTCTGAAATCCCTGATTTTCACACTTCCTGTTTAAGACATCACATGATTTAGCTTCATTGTTCATCAAAATTAAATAGTAAAACTCACAATTGGAAAATGGGAATAACTATTTAATATTTGTATGACTCGCAGCTAACGTTTTATTTTGACACATATTAAACATTCAAAATGATTTCAGCATTGTTTTTGCAGCTTtcttgttttatgttaacatttagttgtttttttttactgtttgaaCCATTTTTGTTTCAGTGTGTGGACATTTTCAATTATCCAAATTAGCTGGATACGAATACCAAATTAAATTATGTCGTTTCCTTCAAACAATATGATCATTTTCATCCCTCATtagtactaaaaaaaaatgtttgtctttgAAACCAAACCTCTCACCAAAAATAGACCAATTCCAGATAACTTCTAATTAATTATTTCTGTTTGTTCAATGAATATGTGCTGAGTGCTAGCTCTATAGCTGCTACCTACAGTCTTTACTTGTTTTAATCAGTAATCCTACATAAAACCGCTACTTTTTGAAGTTAAGTCAATGTCAGCTTGGTAATTAAGAAACATCGAGtcttcaaaaaaaaatgttttacctGATGTGGCGTTGTGACTTCTTTTCAATATGGCGGACCCCGTCTCCGGTGTCAAACAGACACGCCACTGTGGCGAACTTTGGCCACGCCCCTTGCGGGCCGCAGGTGCATGTCAATCCAAGTTATTTTTATGACGTCATCGTGTGAATTACgttattttaaagaaaaagtcaaTAAATTTTATGATGGTCTCATGTGTATATTACAAAGAAATGCAtttgatgtttgttttggttgtgtGAATATACAGTGGCGTGATTTCctcccgatttcttatttttttgcatgtttgtcacacttaaagggatagttcggattttttaacatgaagtggtatgacatccccatcagcagtgtactacagcaaTGGTGACTTACCCAACAATGGGttccgcgagtccagttctggtcagatttccgtgacgagaAACATAGTTCCGTTTAGTTGCTTGGACATTTacgtaaagagtttggcttctcacagtatacgttcaaaagagtaatacatttacattataaaaatgcctactcgaaaaaaatcagacctcacaaatcgctctgcgttatacagtatttgtctcccgccatgTCCTGTTGCCTctccatacttttttttttttgtgaaaaagtgattgccccctaaacctaataactggttgggccacccttagcagcagcaactgcaatcaagcatttgcaataacttcCAATCAGTCTCTTACaacactgtggaggaattttggcccactcatctttgcagaattgttttaattcagccacattggagggttttccagcatgaacggCCTTTTTAAggccatgccacagcatctcaataggattcaggtcaggactttgactagcccactccaaagtcttcattttgtttctcttcagccattcagaggtggacttgctcgTGTATTTTGGAtgattgtcctgctgcagaacccaagttggtttcagctttaggtcacgaacagatggctcactgcattttgtgttttgtgtgttgtgttgtcattgactgatatttgtttgatgatctgaaacatgtaagtgtgacaaacatgcaaacaaaataagaaatcaggaaagtggcaaacactttttcacaccactgtatgtaaaaaGGTAAAGTTTTAGGATCACTTGATGAATGAAACATAATCAACAGGAAGTGGACTTAAAGACACAGCAGCATCACAGGTCAAAATTCATCACAGCCTGCTCTCAAAGATCACACGGTCTTGACCTTGACAGCCCTGGGATGTGGCTCCACCCCCTGCCTCAGAACCTAGCAGAGGACAACACATTATTTGACTGCTTgttaaaaaaaggtcaaaagtcATGCTGCACTGACCTTTGACCTGCTGGGTCAGGAGACGTGGCCCTGTCAGGCCAATCGCCAGCGCCCCGATGGGGGCGGTGATCAAGATAGCTAACACAGCTAATGTTAGTACATCCAAACCAAACTGGATTTT contains:
- the LOC129167976 gene encoding leucine-rich repeat and transmembrane domain-containing protein 2 isoform X2, with amino-acid sequence MLSVTYSMKLFVFMVLWSGIAVVTAMDGCQSDRDKDHRPRLNCTAVGLSHVPADLDPMTKVLLFPRNLISSLSWENFQIFNEVHEIDLTSNQIPQVTPGIRPLLQHLSVLRLGHNHLTSLVGVAFSACPALTELFLDNNGIQSLSDDTFMGLNKLKILDLSANHIRVLPPLLLYPLVALITLYLENNKISMLPDDWFSQKEWVPYLYLSANPWECFCTLTYLHTYLQDYSTNFYVRNSTHIEVNGKSLVCDSPQQFKGQAIIHLELFDLCSPLTPSQSTTPTTHIHPTATKGGHGARAGVRGDGPIFWHPMPTTQSASLPIHHPMTSRASVAHTSTEVTWIRWQDQDSGRHIRHITATGVFCLWLFAGSVMLCATAAVYTLNTLARLIVWYRGAYKSLRATLAMRRGAHPLRQYCSREGPESCTMAVYRSVLFVSRERGEAPQGQEGRWEEQGAARAVYRTTLHHAPGRHIEGAGLKERFSMILRQEREGPSGGREELDWVVAVWQVSPEDPACLGK
- the LOC129167976 gene encoding leucine-rich repeat-containing protein 4B isoform X1, which translates into the protein MLSVTYSMKLFVFMVLWSGIAVVTAMDGCQSDRDKDHRPRLNCTAVGLSHVPADLDPMTKVLLFPRNLISSLSWENFQIFNEVHEIDLTSNQVIWVAMTGQMTLPCPTKIPFISIQIPQVTPGIRPLLQHLSVLRLGHNHLTSLVGVAFSACPALTELFLDNNGIQSLSDDTFMGLNKLKILDLSANHIRVLPPLLLYPLVALITLYLENNKISMLPDDWFSQKEWVPYLYLSANPWECFCTLTYLHTYLQDYSTNFYVRNSTHIEVNGKSLVCDSPQQFKGQAIIHLELFDLCSPLTPSQSTTPTTHIHPTATKGGHGARAGVRGDGPIFWHPMPTTQSASLPIHHPMTSRASVAHTSTEVTWIRWQDQDSGRHIRHITATGVFCLWLFAGSVMLCATAAVYTLNTLARLIVWYRGAYKSLRATLAMRRGAHPLRQYCSREGPESCTMAVYRSVLFVSRERGEAPQGQEGRWEEQGAARAVYRTTLHHAPGRHIEGAGLKERFSMILRQEREGPSGGREELDWVVAVWQVSPEDPACLGK